In Paenibacillus algicola, a genomic segment contains:
- a CDS encoding Gfo/Idh/MocA family protein → MYMTASKHAVVIVGYGGMGSYHAKLIQGHPKLEVTGTFDLLEGRREASREDGYPAYDSYEAVLQDAAVEVILIATPNDVHKELAVQAFQAGKHVICEKPVTLSVEDFHIMVTAAKEAGRTLMVHQNRRWDEDFRVVTQMYRENTIGELFRIESRVHGANGIPGDWRHLEEFGGGMLLDWGVHLLDQLLYMIDSRILRLSSRLSFILGNGVDDGFEAMLEFENGISAVVEVGTTNFITLPRWYVKGTEGTGVIEDWSLQGRTVTRNPDMAHVEPKPIQAGVGLTKTMAPPSEEATITGTLPEAFHMPCSFFDNFAEVIEGKAEPIVKNEEVLRVLHLIDAIFQAARTGETLKDFDLYPAAPTV, encoded by the coding sequence ATGTATATGACTGCGAGCAAGCACGCTGTCGTTATTGTGGGATACGGAGGCATGGGGAGCTATCATGCGAAGCTGATTCAGGGACACCCGAAGCTGGAAGTGACGGGCACCTTCGATCTGCTGGAAGGACGCCGCGAGGCTTCGCGGGAGGATGGCTACCCAGCCTACGATTCCTATGAAGCGGTGCTGCAGGATGCGGCGGTGGAGGTCATACTGATCGCAACCCCGAATGATGTGCACAAGGAGCTGGCGGTGCAAGCCTTCCAGGCCGGCAAGCATGTCATCTGTGAGAAGCCGGTGACGCTGTCGGTTGAAGATTTCCACATTATGGTGACTGCCGCCAAAGAGGCAGGCCGGACCCTTATGGTGCATCAGAATCGTCGCTGGGACGAGGATTTTCGGGTGGTAACGCAGATGTACCGCGAGAACACGATTGGAGAGCTGTTCCGTATTGAATCCCGTGTTCACGGTGCGAACGGTATCCCGGGTGACTGGAGGCATTTGGAGGAGTTTGGCGGTGGCATGCTGCTGGACTGGGGCGTCCATTTGCTAGACCAGCTTCTATATATGATCGACAGCCGGATTCTCCGTTTGAGCAGCCGTTTGAGCTTTATTCTTGGCAATGGTGTCGACGATGGTTTTGAAGCGATGCTGGAGTTCGAGAATGGGATTTCCGCGGTTGTCGAAGTGGGAACGACCAATTTTATTACACTCCCTCGCTGGTATGTCAAGGGCACCGAGGGCACTGGCGTGATCGAGGACTGGTCTCTGCAGGGCCGGACAGTTACGCGTAATCCGGACATGGCCCATGTGGAGCCGAAGCCGATTCAGGCCGGGGTGGGCCTGACCAAGACGATGGCGCCGCCATCGGAAGAGGCGACCATTACCGGTACACTGCCGGAGGCGTTTCATATGCCGTGCAGCTTCTTCGATAACTTTGCAGAGGTGATTGAAGGCAAGGCCGAGCCGATTGTCAAGAATGAAGAGGTGCTTCGGGTGCTTCATTTGATTGACGCGATATTCCAGGCGGCACGCACAGGAGAAACGCTCAAGGACTTCGATCTGTATCCGGCAGCCCCAACGGTCTAA
- a CDS encoding IS3 family transposase yields the protein MTGYLCSLLNVSRSGYYSYLQAADSRLERIRSDAEAGELIKKAFERRGYKKGSRSIKMILEHEFGVIYNLKKIRRLMKKFNIVCTHRKPNPYKRMTKATLEHRTLPNPLQRDFKKGIPGLALLTDITYLPYGRSEMAYLSTILDASTGEILSHNISNRLTLDIATDTVDVLKKQKRLKLQKNAFIHSDQGSHYTSPIYQELLKKNGLGQSMSRRGNCWDNVPQESFFGHMKDHVDHRSCRSLQELKQEMNRYIRYYNNHRYQWGLKKMTPVQYRNHLLSAS from the coding sequence ATGACGGGATACCTCTGCTCATTGCTTAACGTATCTCGTTCGGGGTATTACAGCTACTTACAAGCTGCAGATTCACGCTTAGAGCGGATTCGTTCGGATGCTGAGGCTGGGGAGCTGATTAAGAAGGCTTTCGAACGAAGGGGTTACAAAAAGGGCTCACGCTCCATTAAGATGATTCTTGAGCACGAGTTTGGTGTCATCTATAACCTAAAGAAAATCCGTAGACTGATGAAGAAATTTAACATCGTATGTACGCACAGAAAACCCAACCCTTATAAACGCATGACCAAAGCTACGCTGGAACACCGAACCTTACCGAATCCCCTACAGAGGGACTTCAAGAAGGGCATACCAGGTCTGGCCCTGCTTACGGATATCACGTACCTTCCATACGGCCGCTCCGAGATGGCCTATTTGTCGACCATACTGGATGCCTCAACGGGTGAGATCCTCTCTCACAACATATCCAATCGGCTGACATTAGACATCGCCACGGATACTGTTGACGTTCTCAAGAAACAGAAACGTCTAAAGCTTCAAAAGAATGCTTTCATCCACTCGGATCAAGGCAGCCATTATACCAGTCCCATCTATCAGGAGTTGCTAAAAAAGAATGGGTTAGGCCAGTCAATGTCCAGACGCGGGAACTGTTGGGACAATGTTCCCCAAGAATCGTTCTTCGGCCACATGAAGGACCATGTCGATCATCGTAGTTGCCGTTCCCTTCAAGAGCTAAAGCAAGAAATGAATCGTTACATCCGCTATTACAACAACCACAGATATCAATGGGGATTAAAAAAGATGACCCCTGTTCAATACAGGAATCATCTATTGTCCGCCTCGTAA
- a CDS encoding transposase, which yields MSHTNTLSQHGHWNNYFKQWKLPLYFTKPALRHIHHFVDGMLSAGFTGTLTDIHRESLHERDRRTLSHFLSHGKGNRSFLQRITQRVAFQEINKTARQDQSPIFVILDDTLCEKTKPSSQAVDTIQGASFQYSHLKGGNVYGHTVVQALLRTGDKVYPFALERYDPEGKSKIDLACDIIQSVPTSNQPTYVLMDSWYPSSSVLQCSVKQGFHVISGLKTNRIFYPQGIRQSLKNFASYISKSDTDLVTIGSSAYRVYRYEGKLNLIENAVLLLCWEESDELDPKRMKAF from the coding sequence ATGTCTCATACGAATACGTTATCACAGCATGGCCATTGGAACAACTATTTTAAGCAGTGGAAGCTCCCCCTTTATTTCACTAAACCAGCGCTTCGTCACATTCATCATTTTGTGGATGGCATGCTTTCAGCGGGGTTCACTGGAACCTTGACCGACATTCATCGGGAAAGTTTACACGAACGAGACCGCAGAACGTTGAGCCATTTTTTGTCTCACGGCAAAGGGAACAGGTCTTTTCTCCAGCGTATTACTCAACGTGTTGCTTTTCAAGAAATCAACAAGACTGCTAGGCAAGACCAGAGTCCCATTTTTGTCATCCTGGACGATACCTTGTGTGAGAAAACGAAGCCTTCGTCACAGGCTGTGGACACCATACAAGGAGCTTCGTTCCAGTATTCTCATCTTAAAGGCGGAAATGTTTATGGCCATACGGTGGTTCAAGCGCTACTTCGTACAGGCGATAAGGTATATCCATTTGCTTTGGAACGTTACGATCCTGAAGGAAAGAGCAAAATTGATCTGGCCTGCGACATCATCCAATCTGTTCCGACGTCGAATCAGCCGACCTACGTGCTGATGGATTCTTGGTATCCGTCGTCTTCGGTGCTTCAATGCAGCGTAAAACAGGGCTTTCATGTCATTAGTGGTTTAAAAACCAATCGCATCTTCTATCCTCAAGGTATTCGGCAGTCGCTCAAAAATTTTGCTTCCTATATCTCGAAATCGGATACTGATCTAGTGACCATCGGCTCCTCCGCTTATCGTGTGTATCGTTATGAAGGGAAGTTAAACTTAATAGAGAATGCTGTGCTGCTACTATGTTGGGAAGAAAGTGATGAACTGGATCCTAAACGAATGAAGGCATTTTAA
- a CDS encoding class I SAM-dependent methyltransferase, producing MTFSEQWLLAKTFLQTPLQIGSITPSSTHLAKVMTAAAPWPQISSVAELRAHLEHHFPQLPVYEDALELQQTIRREGLPHVDCVISGLPFFNFTESLRSSLLDGIHKSLAPGGYFIAFQYSLQMKKILESKFELISIRLAPFNVPPAFVYVCRKKESVHLQ from the coding sequence ATGACATTTTCCGAACAATGGCTGCTGGCCAAAACCTTTTTGCAAACCCCGTTACAGATTGGAAGCATCACCCCCAGCTCAACCCATCTGGCTAAGGTGATGACCGCTGCCGCCCCTTGGCCGCAAATATCCAGCGTCGCTGAGCTGCGAGCACATCTTGAGCATCATTTCCCCCAGCTTCCCGTCTACGAGGATGCCCTTGAGCTTCAGCAAACGATCCGGCGGGAAGGCTTGCCGCATGTGGATTGTGTCATAAGCGGCCTGCCCTTCTTTAACTTTACCGAGTCCCTGAGAAGCTCGCTCCTTGATGGGATCCATAAATCCCTGGCGCCCGGAGGATATTTTATCGCCTTTCAATATTCCCTGCAGATGAAGAAGATATTAGAGTCCAAATTCGAGCTGATTTCGATTCGCCTGGCTCCCTTTAACGTCCCTCCAGCCTTTGTTTATGTTTGCAGAAAAAAGGAGTCTGTACATCTACAGTGA
- a CDS encoding Gfo/Idh/MocA family protein, which translates to MSKIKVAVFGCGAIAQRRHIPEYAANGDVELVAFADPVKERAEEMAAQYGGTAYTDYEELLKNEKLDAVSVCSPNYLHAPMSIAAANAGLHVLVEKPMAVNAEEGQQMIEAAAKNQVYLMVGHNQRLMPPHVKAKEILESGRLGRVLTFRTSFGHPGPESWSLDGRDSWFFRKEEALMGAMGDLGVHKSDFIRYLLNDEVVEVAGFISTIDKKDTDVDDNATCIVRMKSGAIGTLMASWTHYKGGDNGTVLWCEHGVIKIGTVQGDEVIVELTNGTVETYKVGEMATNEKQVPSGVIDEFVRCIVTQTPPSISGEEGLRSLNVILGAFKSQETGSIVKL; encoded by the coding sequence ATGAGCAAAATTAAAGTAGCAGTATTTGGATGCGGTGCGATTGCCCAGCGCAGACATATTCCGGAGTACGCCGCGAATGGAGACGTAGAACTGGTGGCTTTTGCAGATCCTGTGAAGGAAAGAGCCGAGGAAATGGCTGCACAGTATGGCGGAACGGCATACACAGATTATGAAGAGCTGCTCAAGAATGAGAAGCTGGACGCGGTCAGTGTATGCTCGCCGAACTATCTTCATGCTCCAATGAGCATTGCAGCTGCCAATGCTGGCCTGCACGTTCTTGTTGAGAAGCCGATGGCTGTCAATGCAGAGGAAGGCCAACAGATGATCGAGGCGGCCGCGAAGAACCAGGTGTATCTGATGGTAGGTCATAACCAGCGCCTGATGCCTCCGCATGTGAAAGCCAAAGAAATTCTGGAATCCGGTCGATTGGGCAGAGTGCTGACGTTCCGCACATCCTTCGGACATCCTGGGCCAGAGTCATGGAGCCTGGACGGTCGCGACAGCTGGTTCTTCCGCAAGGAAGAAGCGCTGATGGGAGCCATGGGCGACCTCGGCGTGCATAAATCAGACTTTATCCGCTACCTGCTGAATGACGAAGTGGTGGAAGTGGCGGGCTTTATCAGCACGATTGACAAGAAGGATACCGATGTAGACGATAACGCCACCTGCATTGTCCGCATGAAGAGCGGAGCGATTGGCACGCTGATGGCGAGCTGGACGCACTACAAGGGCGGAGACAACGGTACGGTGCTTTGGTGTGAGCATGGCGTAATCAAGATTGGTACGGTTCAAGGCGACGAGGTTATTGTAGAGCTGACGAATGGTACCGTGGAAACCTACAAGGTCGGAGAGATGGCAACGAATGAGAAGCAAGTGCCAAGCGGTGTCATTGATGAGTTTGTCCGCTGCATCGTGACTCAAACGCCGCCGAGCATCTCTGGTGAAGAGGGTCTGCGTTCCCTGAACGTGATTCTGGGTGCATTCAAATCCCAGGAAACCGGCTCGATCGTGAAGCTGTAA